CAGGTGGTATTCAGACTACAGGTAATCATCCTGGTAAAGCACGTAATATTGATGAAGTAAGAGCAGATATTCTTAAAGCAGCTTCTTATATTCCTGGGACTCACCGCTTGAACTTACATGCTATTTATGGTGATTTTGGTGGTCAGTTTGTTGACCGCGACCAGATTGAACCAAAACATTTCGAAAGTTGGATGAAATGGGCTAAAGAAAACAATATGAAGTTGGATTTCAACTCATCTTCTTTCTCTCATCCAAAGAGTGGAAGCCTTACTTTGGCTAACCCTGATAAGGAAATCCGTGATTTCTGGATTGAACATACAAAACGCAGCCGTGCTATTGCTGAAGCAATGGGTAAATATCAAGGTTCTCCTTGTGTTATGAACCTTTGGATTCATGACGGCTCAAAAGATCAGACTGTTAATCGTCTTAGGTATCGTGAACTGTTGAAAGAATCTTTGGATGAGATTTTTGCAACTAAATACGATAACATGAAAGACTGTATCGAAGCTAAATTATTCGGTATCGGTGCTGAAAGCTATACAGTAGGTTCATATGACTTCTACTTAGGTTATGGTGCTAAGAACAATATGATTGTTACTTTGGATACAGGTCACTTCCACTTGACAGAAAGCGTTGCAGATAAGATTTCTTCTTTATTGCTTTTCACTCCTGAAATCATGCTTCACGTAAGTCGTCCTATCCGTTGGGATTCTGACCACGTTACAATTATGAATGATGATACTTTGGATTTAGCTAAAGAAATTATTCGTTGCAATGCACTTGATCGTGTTAATATTGGTCTTGACTATTTTGATGCTTCAATTAACCGTATCGGTGCTTATGTAATTGGATCACGTGCAACACAAAAATGCTTTATGCAGGCATTACTTGAACCACTTGCTAAGTTGCGTGAATACGAAGCTAATGATCAGTTGTTCGAACGTCTTGCTCTTCTTGAAGAAGCTAAGAGTCTTCCTTGGAATGCAGTTTGGGATATGTTCTGCTTACAGAATAATGTTCCTGTAGGTGAAGAGTTCATCGCTGAAATCCAGAAATACGAAGCTGACGTAACAATTAAGAGATAAATAATTTGATGTGCTGATGTGCATGGATACCCATATGCTTTTTTTAGCATATGGGTTCATTCGTACATTAGCTATTGATAAAATATGATATTATGAACACACTGATAGGGTTAATAATTATTGCTATAGGTAGTTTAGGACAGAGTAGCTCATATGTGCCTATTAAGAAAGTGAAGGAATGGAGCTGGGAAAGTTTCTGGCTTGTACAGGGAATCTTTGCCTGGTTGGTTTTTCCTTTCTTAGGTGCTTTGCTTGCCATTCCATCTGGCAGCAATCTTTTTGAACTGTTAAGCTCAGGTGGTGCTCTTTCTTCAATGGCGTATGGCGTTCTTTGGGGAATTGGAGGCTTGACATTTGGATTAAGCATGCGTTATCTTGGTGTAGCTCTTGGACAAAGTATTGCACTTGGTACATGTGCCGGATTCGGAACTCTTTTTCCTGCAATCTTTAGCGGGAAAGATCTATTCCACGGTGAAGGTTTGATGCTTCTTATCGGCGTGTGTATAACCTTGGCGGGTATAGCTGTTATTGGGTTTGCCGGAAGTCTTCGTTCAAAGAATATGACTGAAGAAGAAAAGAAAGCAGCAGTTAAGGACTTTGCTTTGACAAAAGGATTACTGGTTGCTCTGCTTGCCGGAGTAATGAGTGCTTGCTTTGCTTTAGGACTTGACGCAGGAACACCTATAAAAGAAGCCGCAATAGCTGGTGGAGTTGAAGGACTATATGCAGGTCTTCCTGTTATATTCCTGGTAACACTAGGTGGATTCTTTACTAATGCAGCTTATTGTATACAACAGAATGTAAAGAACAAGACTGGAAAAGAATATTTTTCTGCTGACAGCCAGACTTTGACAAATAATGTTTTATTCTGTGCTCTTGCCGGTGTATTGTGGTACTCACAATTCTTTGGACTCGAGATGGGTAAAAGTTTTCTCCATGATAGTCCGGTATTGCTGGCATTCTCCTGGAGTATTCTTATGTCACTCAATGTTACATTCAGTAATTTCTGGGGTATCATTCTTAAAGAATGGAAGGGTGCAAGTCGCTCTACCATAGGTATACTTATTTTAGGACTCGTTGTGCTGATTTCGTCTATCATTGTGGTAGCAATGGCACAATCCTAATTTTTTTAAACGAAAGATTATATAAATAGAAATATATGTGTTTGTATAATCCGTATCAATAAAAATAGTATTTAGAATATGAAATCAATTTTAGAAAATAATCCAGCTCTTGCAAAGCAAGTAGCTGAGGTAGCTGAGGTAGCTGGATACCTTTGGCAAAAAGGTTGGGCTGAACGTAATGGTGGTAACATTACTATCAATATTACAGATGTAGTTAACGATGAAATCAGAAACCTGAAAGCGATTAGCGATAAAACGCAAATCGGAACAACTCTTCCTCACTTGAAAGGTTGTTATTTCTTCTGTAAAGGAACAAACAAACGTATGCGCGACTTGGCTCGTTTCCCAATGGAAAACGGTTCAGTTATCCGTATCTGTGATGATTGTGCAAGCTATGAAATCATCGCTGATCAACCTGTTCGTCCTACTTCAGAACTTCCTGCTCACTTGTCAATGCACAACTACTTAATTGGTAGTGGTTCTAGCTATAAAGCAGCTATGCACACACACCCAATCGACTTAGTGGCAATGACTCACAATCCTGCATTCCTGGAAAAAGATGTTCTTACTAAATTACTTTGGAGTATGATTCCAGAAACAAGAGCATTCTGTCCAAGAGGATTAGGTATTATTCCTTATAAATTACCTAGCTCTCTTGAACTAGCTGATGCAACAGTTAAGGAACTTGCTGAATACGATGTAGTAATGTGGGAAAAACATGGTGTTTGTGCTGTTGGTGAAAACGTAATGGAAGCATTTGATATGGTTGACACGCTTTCTAAATCTGCTCAGATCTATATGACTGCTAAATCAATGGGCTTTGAACCTGCTGGTATGGCTGATGAACTGATGGAAGAATTGAAAGTAGCATTCAATTTGCCTAAATAATTAGAATATAGATTCGATATTATAGGATAAGAGATTACAGATTGGGGAACTGGTCTGTAGTCTCTTTCTAATATAATAACTATTAGTAAAAATCGCATTATGATGAATTTGAGAAAAAGTTTGTTGCTGGGTATGGTTACCCTTTGCTTTGCACCTCTTACTGCTCAGACTAAAATGACAGCAAAAGAGGCTGCAATGAAAATTGCAGACCGAATATTGAGTAACACTGCCTATGAATTTAAAAATACTAAAACCGGAGAGGTTTATAAAACAGTTAAAAATCTACCGCTCTCTACCGATGTAAAGGTGGCAAGCAAGTATAATGACTGGCATTATACAAATGGAGTAACCAACATTGCTTTGCTTGAATTAGCAGATAAAACCGGAGATAAAAAGTACAATGAATATGTTTTAAAGAACATGAACTTTGTTTTTAATGACGGCAATCTGGATTATTTCAGGAAAGTTTACGACAAGGCTTTAAAGGAAGGTGGATGGAGTGCAATCCGAAACATTAACTGGAGCATGATATTCCGTGGAAAGCGATTAGACGATAATGGTCCTATGGGAGCAAGCTTGATTGAACTTCAAATGCGTTATCCAAATAAATCATTCCTGAATTATATTAATCAAACGGCAGATCATTTGAATTATGCTGAACCTCGTTTGGCTGATGGCACCATTGCGCGTATCTGGCCTCATGAAAATACAATCTGGGCCGACGATTCTTTTATGGCTATCTCATTCCTGGCGCGTATGGGAACTATGACAGGAGACGATAAATATTTCACTGATGCCGCAAATCAGATATTGAATTATAATAAATATTTGTGGTGCCCGGAAAAGGGCATTTATTATCACTGCTATCATACAGATAATAAAGAACATGGAGTGGCTCATTGGAGTCGTGCCAATGGATGGATATTTATGGCGCAGGCAGATCTTCTTTCCAGAATGCCCAAGAATCATCCGCTTCGTGATGCTGTAATTAAGAACTTTCAGCAACAGGCAAGTGGTGTGGCTCGTTATCAGGGAAAGAACGGTTTATGGCATCAGCTTCTTGATAAGGAAGATTCTTATGAAGAAATAACAGGCACTGCCATGTTTGTCTTTGGTATGGCTCGTGGAGTTAAACAAGGGTGGTTACATCCTGATTTTATCTATGTAGCAGAACAAGGACTTAAAGGTATGATGAAAATGATTACTGACAATGGTGATGTTACCGGGATCTGTGTTGGTACTGGTATTATGCCTTCTATAGCATATTATTATTCTCGTCCTACTCAGTCGAATGATCCTATGGGGGAAGGTCCTGTTTTAAGAGCGCTGATTGAGATGATTGATGCTCCTAAGTATACAGAGATTAAAGCAGAACAACAATACGATAAAATTGCAATTAAGAAATAGAATTTCTTAAAAATGTAAAGCTCAGGAAGGATTATTTGTGTGAATAAATTATATTTGTTTATAAATTCTTTCCTGAGCTTTTAAATATTATTAATATTCCTTTCGTTCTTTGGTATTGGATTAAGAGAAATAATCTCTACTTTTGTCACATTAATATGACTGATAGACAATATGATAAGGGATTTTAATGATTTGGGAGTTGATTTTAAGTATCTAATAGTAAATGACATGGATCAAAAGTTTGGTCTTTCTGTCAATACTGTTGGTTTCCAATCCATCCAGCCAAACTCTCCCTATCCTCTTAAAGATCACCCTTCCGGATATTTTTTTAATGCCCAGAAAGGTAGAATACTGCCGGAATATCAATTTGTTTATATCACAAAAGGCAGAGGACTTTTTACTTCAGACTCTATGCCGGAAACTCAAGTCTGTAAAGGACGCCTTTTAGTTCTTTTCCCAGGACAATGGCATACTTATCATCCTCTTCTCCAAACTGGATGGAATGAATACTATATTGGATTTGAAGGACCAATCATTGATAATATTGTTAAGAGCTCTTTTTTGTCCGAAAAAAATCAGATACTTGAAGTTGGTTTAAATGAAGAATTGGTTAACCTTTTTTCGCGTGCAATAGAAGTTGCCGAATCTGATAAGATCTCTTCTCAGCAATATCTTGCAGGTATTGTTCTTCATATGCTTGGAATGATTCTATCCATCTCTAAAAATAAAATTTATGAGATCGGAGACATGGATCAGAAAATTGAGCAAGCAAAGATTATTATGAATGAGAATGTTTTTAAGGATGTAGATCCCGAAGAGCTTGCTATGAAACTGAATATCAGTTATTCCTGGTTTCGTAAGATTTTTAAAGATTATACAGGGTATGCTCCTGCAAAATATTTTCAGGAACTAAAGCTTCGTAAAGCAAAACAATTATTGGTGGGAACATCTCAATCAGTTAAAGAGATCTCTTATCAATTGAATTATACTTCTACAGAACATTTTTTCTCATTATTCAAAAAACGTACGGGTTTTACTCCACTTGAATACCGTAGTTTTGGTCGCGAAACGGAATCCGACCTATAATTGACTAAAAAATCAAAATCAACATCTTATATGTCAATTTGATTAATTATTGTTTTATAATAAAACAATGCAATACTTTTTGTATATAATCAAAGGTCAAAATAACAAGTCTTTCAATCAAAAGGACAACTACCTACCGCCTCGTTATTCCTATATTTGCTAGTCTAATTAATATTTAGACACATCTATTAATTAGTTTTTTGTTCTTTATGGATATTTTGCTAATAGATGTAGACAGTTTATAATATTTCTGTAAGAGGAGTAGTCTCTTTTTAAGAAAACAGACTTAATGTAATGTTTACAATACTATTCAAACTCCTTCTTAAAAGCACAAAGATTGTGTATGATATTTTTTAGGAATAATGTGTTGATCTTGATTTTTCTATTAATCATTATAATAATTAGTCTATGAGAATCTTACATCAAAGGTTATGCTTACTTATGCTTTTATTAGTAAGCTGTACCTTAAGTGCGTTTGCACAAAACAAAACAATCACGGGCACAGTAAAGGATGCCACTAATTTCGGAATTCCCGGAGCATCTGTCATCGTTAAAGGTACATCAAAAGGTACAATGACAGATATCGATGGAAAATATTCCATTACTATTCCTTCCTCTTCAAAGCAATTTGTTGTTACGTTTGTTGGCTATGAAGCTCAAACAGTAACCATTGGTAACCAATCTAAAATTGATGTGGTACTAAATGAGTCTTCAGTTATGTTAAACGAGGTCGTTGCTATTGGTTATGGTAAGATGAAGAAGAAAGACCTTACCGGAGCTACAGTTTCTGTTCAAGGAAATGAACTTAAAGCAGTTCCTGTTACTACTCCAGCTCAAGCTTTAACTGGACGCGCAGCAGGTGTTAACATCACATCTTACAGTGGCGCTCCTGGAGCAGATGTAAAGGTAGTAGTTCGAGGTGGAACTTCTATTACTCAAGGAAATGAGCCTCTTTATATTGTTGATGGATTTCAATTGGATAATGCATTGACAACAATTAATGCGAGCGATATTGAAACCATTGACGTGATGAAAGATGCATCATCAACAGCTATTTATGGTGCCAAAGGTGCTAACGGAGTTGTCATTATTACAACAAGATCAGGGAAATCCGGTAAAACTCAGGTTTCATATAATGGATATATGAATACCCAGAAATTAGGAAAAGATCTGAATGTTCTTTCTCCTTATGAATATGTAAAATTGCAGTATGAACATTATACCCTTGATAAGAAGCTTAGTGTATTTAATTCTTTATATGGAAGTTGGGATCAGATGCACGCTTTGTATGATAATGCAGATGCAATCGATTGGACTGATCTGATGTTTGGTGGCACCGGCGTTATGTATAATCACGATTTGAGTGTATCAGGTGGTAATGACAAAACAAAGTTTGTATTGAGTTATAATAATATAACTGATAATTCGATCCTGGACAAATATGGTTTGTATAAAAACAGTATTCGTGCTAAGTTCAACCATGAAATAAAGAAAGGTGTAAGACTTGATTTTGGTGCAAAATTTAATGATACCAAAACAAATGGTGGCGGTGATTTAGGTGGCCGTTTGAAATATGCTATTTTATCACGACCGGTAGGTGGCTTACTTCATACTAATGAAGAGTTATTAAATATGTATGGTTTGGATACTAAATTGTCGGCAGCAGACCCTTCTATCAATTATGATATTGCCAATCCAATAATTACTAATGATGCTATTACCAATTCTAAACGTGTACGTACTTTTGATACTAACGGAAGTTTGGAAATAGATCTTTATAAAGGATTGACTTATAAAATGGCTGGTAGTTATTTGTGGCAGCAAACACGTAGCGATTATTGGGATGACGGACGTACTTTAGATGCTGCAATTAAGGGAGGCCCTTATGGAAGCAGAAATAATTCTGAGAAATATACTTATCAAATTACAAATACTCTTACTTACGATACAACAATTGCCCAGAAACATAATCTTACTTTGCTTGCGGGACATGAAGTATGGTATTCTGAGAATATGAATATATCATCTGGTTCACAGAATTTCCCTTCAAGTAATTTTGGATTGGATAACATGGCAATGGCTGGGGTTACCAACAATAACGAAACAGGCATAAGTAGTGTTGGAACAGTGTCTTTGTTTGGACGTGCATTTTATAGCTATGAAGGAAAATATCTGTTGACTACAACTATGCGTGCAGATGGTTCTTCTAAATTCATCAAAGGAAAACAGTGGGCCTACTTCCCTTCTGTATCCGGAGCTTGGCGTATTAGTGAAGAGTCGTTCATGAAAAATCAGAATGTATTCTCAAACTTAAAGCTTCGTGTAGGATATGGTACTTCAGGAAACTGTAATATCAGTAATAATATGTATGCTACAAATTATGTAGCAGGTGTTTATGGAATTGGTAAAACAGAAGCAGCTACAATTGAACCAAGTTCTACTCTTGGTAATGAAAATTTGAAATGGGAAACTATTAAAGCTACTTCTTTAGGGCTTGACATGTCATTTCTTAATAACCGAATTAATTTCAGCGCAGATTGGTATAACAATGTTTCTGATAACTTGTTGATGCAGGTTTCTATCCCTGCTACTACAGGATATAATTCTCAATATCAAAATGTAGGTAGCTTACGCAACCGTGGATTTGAATTTGTATTGAATACCCTCAATGTAAAGGCCAAAGACTTTAGCTGGAGCACAGATTTTAATATATCATTTAATAAGAATAAAGTTATCAGACTTTATGGAGAAGATGCCGAACAAAATTATAAGCTTGTAAGCTCAGGATCAAATGGTGTTGCATACTGGCTTCAGGAAGGTCAGCCTCTAGGACAGATTTATGGTTATGCTTATGATGGTTTCTATACTTCTGATGACTTTGATCAGTTGCCAAATGGCGGGTATTTATTGAAAAGCGGCATTGCTTATGATAAAGCTACAAAAAGATCTGCTGTAAAACCTGGAGATGTAAAGCTCAAGGCTAGCGGTAAAACAGTTGATGCTGATGGAAACCCTATGTGGACAGCAGATGATCGCCAGATTATTGGTAATGCTAATCCAAAGTTCACTGGTGGTCTTAATAATACATTAAGATATAAAAACTTTGACCTTACAGTCTTTATGAACTTCGTATACGGTAATGATGTCATAAATCTGAGTACTCAAAGATTTGTTAGTTCATATATCTCAAATCAAAATGCTTTGAGTGTCCTGGCTAATCGCTATACAACTATTGATCCTGCTACAGGAATTGAAACAACAAACTTAACTCGTTTAGGTGAAATAAATAAAAATGCAACTATCTGGAGTGTTAATCCAAATGTAAAGACAAATACAACATTGAATTCATACTATGTTGAAGATGGTTCTTTCTTGAGAATTAATAATATATCACTTGGATATTCATTCCCAAAACAGTGGTTGAATAAGTTTAATGTTGAAAGTTTCCGTATCTACGGTACATTAAATAATGTACACACCTTTACTTCTTACTCTGGATTTGATCCGGAAGTAACAAGTAGTAGTTCTGCTCTTACTCCAGGTATTGATGATTCTTCTTTCCCAAGATCTAAGAGTTACGTTGTAGGTATTAATTTAACATTTTAATTAGAGAATTTATGAAAAAAATTATAAGAAAAGTTTGCATGCTGTGTTGTGCTGCATCTTTGATCACAATGATATCATCCTGCCAGGATTGGTTGGATATGCCAAGTAAGTCTGCTTATGATAGTACATCTATATTCACATCTGTTGATCGTGCAGAAATGGCAACTAAAGGAGCCTACAGTGGTTTGTGGGTTCTGTTATGGAATTATTATGTTAATTATGGAACTGACGAAATGCAATCTTCAGAAGGATTGTCTGGCTCTAAAAACTGTGTAGGAAATTATGTTTATACAACAGGTAATGTTCCCGGTTCAGAGTTTAATTCAGTATATACTGGCATTGCTAAAGCAAATAACTGTATAAAGCAAATACCTTTAATGGATGCTTTCGAAAATGGAACAGCTACAGAAAAAGCCCGACTTCGTGAATATCTTGGTGAATGTCTGGCTATCCGTGCTATTCATTACTGGAACCTGATCCGTTATTGGGGTGATGTGCCATATATAACATTACCTCAGGAAGATTACGATTCTTTTTATTCTTCCAGAACAAGTCGTGATGTTATCTATGATGGCATTATTGCAGATATGCAAAAGGCTATTGAGTATTTGCCATGGTACAGTGAAAGTGGATATTCAACTCCTGAAAGGATTACTAAGAATGCTGCTTACGGCTTCCTTGCAAGAATTTCACTTTATGCTGCAGGATATTCTTTGCGTTGGGATCTTAATACATATGATGCCAACACTTGTAAAATGGCAAAAAGAGATGATGCAAATCGTGTAAAACAGTTATACCAGATTGCCAGTGATGCTTGTCAGGCAGTTATTACTAAAGGTGAAAATACTCTGAATCCTTCTTTTGAAGCTCAATTCAGAACTTATGCAGAAGGTAAGTATTATCCACAGGAATCAATGTTTGAATATGCCCAGTATGGTAGCCAGATGAATTCCCTGCGTGCCGGATATTCTTATGGTATGCGTATAATTAGTGGAGCTTTGTATGGTAAGTGTGAACCGCTGGTTTATTACCAACCTACACTATATTATTCATTTGCTGATGGTGATAGTCGTCGTGATGTTTCTTGTCCGAACTATGAAATTGCAGCAGATGGAAAACGTACAATGACTACTCTTGCTAATCGTAAATCTATTGGTAAATGGCGTGTAAACTGGAGAAGTACTGCAGCTGGCACAACTAGTGCTATGTATCAGAATATAAATTTTGCTTTATTGCGTTATTCTGATGTTCTGTTAATGTATGCTGAGGCTCAGAACGAATTGAATGGAAAACCAACAGCTTCAGGAATTGCTGCTTATGAAACCGTAAGAAAACGTGCTTTTGGAAATAATAGCATTGGAACAACACCTACTGATTACGATGGTTTCTTTAAAGCTATTGTGAATGAACGTAAATATGAGTTAGCTTTTGAAGGAACGCGTCGTACAGACCTTATCCGTTGGAACCTTCTGGGTCAGGTAGTCAATGATACTAAAGCAGAACTGACTAAAATGTACAATAGACAAGCTCCTTATCAGAACTTACCTGAATGGGTTGCTTATCCAAACGAATATTCAAAAACATGGCAAGATCCTAGTGTAACATTGAATGGTATTATTGAAGTGAAACCTTCAGAAACAGCGACTTTTAAATGTCCGGCAGGTTATACTTTACTAAAGGATTATATTACAGGTTTGAAACCTTCAGATAACTTTGTTGCAAACTTTGCCAGAGGATATGAAGCTAATAATGTTGAGCTATTCCCTATTGCACAATCCATTATGGATGTAAATAAAGGATTGGCTGGTCAACAGCATCCTAAATATTAATCTTTGATATAAATTAAAGATTTTATAAATGGAAGGGTAGTCGTTTTGGCTACCCTTTTTTCATTCTACAGCGAAAACGCATTTTCATCCCTCACTCCCTCACTGAATCTTTCAATAGGTTGATTTATAGAGAAATACCCCGTGATGGTAGCATTTTTATCCCTAACTGAAACATCACTAAAAGGGGCTACCCTCACGTTTTCGATCATAATCAGTAGATTTTGAACTGTTTTTTTTATCAAAACTTTTCTGTTTATGTTTTAATTCTCTCTGCATAGATTGTGCTTGCTCTGAATTTTTCATGCAAAAAATAGTAAGAATTGGCACGAAAACGTGAGGGATGGCTTCCAAAGTTAGAGAATCGTGACGGATCAAAATGCTACCCTCACGGTTTAAAAGTCAGTTAATCAGGTTGCTATATGGAAAAGTGATGGAGTGATGGTAGCTTTTCATTTTTACGGGTTCTTCGTCACTTTAGGTGCAAGCTATTAGGTTTTAAACGCAATGAGTTTGACATTAAGTAGTCTATAGCTTGCCCTATTAAACATCTGCCTTTTGATGGCCTTTATTTTATTGACAGTTCCTTCCAAGAGTCCGTTGTTCAAATAAATATCCATTGCATTTTGCACCGCTTGTTGGTCTGCTTTTATTCCACAAGCAAATGTCTTCATGGCTTTTGAATCACATTCCATAGCCTGTTTTATCCAATTTTCCAGAGACCATTGCTTGGGATTTCCTTTTATCATTTCCCTGAATCTCAATCCTAATGTTATGACCTGTTTTATTAATGGATTCTTCAATAAAGCAGTAAGACTTTGCACGGCGGATTCCCCTTTCAATATAAATCTCCGTATACTCCTTATTGATGCATGTTTTTTGTTTTTTCTTTCAGCTATATTTTTGTTATATTTCCTGATTTCCCGTAGCTCTTGCTTTATTTTGTTTCTGATTCCTATCGTGGCAGCCGAGATTGCAATCGTATCCATTTTGCTTTCCATTTTCTTCTTCAATTTCTTTATATCCGTACATCCATGGCTGATTTCCAAAGCCAGTTCATCGACATGTTTTAATATACTCTTTTGCTGCGCAGACATATAATCCTTGCCTGTATGGTGACGTACCAAACGCCAGATAACCTGTGAATGCACTCCTAATTGGCGGGCTGTTTCTGAAATGCTCATTCCTTTTCTGATAAGGCTATCTGCTTGCACAAACAGGTTCAGTTTATGTCGATGTCTGGCATCCCCCAGGCCATAAAGAGCTTCCATGATTTTGGTTCTGCATTCTTCCGTGGAGGGATAAGAATAAGTTTGCTTATGTACACTTAGCCGCGATAATGAGGCTATTTCTTCCGTCAGAGCATCCACCAGATTCTTTATCAAATGGAATCTGTCACAGATTTGGGTAACACCGGGTAGGATACGATTAATAGCTTCAACAAAGTTTCGCCCCCGGTCTCGGGTTATATATTGTATCTGAGGATTATTTCGCAAGAACTGCTCTAATTCATCCCCCTCCCGGCAAGGAAGTACCGCAATGGGACGATGGGTCATCTGGTCTACAATAACACTCCCATATATATGCCCTTTCTTCTGTGCAAAGTCATCTATACCTATAGCCACAGGTAGAGAATTACTACTTTTTGAGGGCAATTCCTTGTGAGCACTCCGTAGACAGGCAGATTGACTGCAGAAGATGTTCTGCCCGTGTAAAAGCTCACTGGCAGTACGGGATGTGACTTTTAGAGATACTTCACGGATACGTTCCTCTACCTCCAGAGTGTTGCGGCCATAGGGAGAAGCCAGGCAGGAATGGTCCTCACTAAAGACCTTGCGGAGACAATGCTCATTTCGGCAACGAAATTTGCGGGTTTTGACCCGTAGAGTCAGGGGATGATTAAATATTTCTGAGCCCTGAAGTTGGCGTATATAGTGCCCATGTAAGCTTTGACTCAAACAACCACAGGCCGGAC
This genomic interval from uncultured Bacteroides sp. contains the following:
- a CDS encoding TonB-dependent receptor gives rise to the protein MRILHQRLCLLMLLLVSCTLSAFAQNKTITGTVKDATNFGIPGASVIVKGTSKGTMTDIDGKYSITIPSSSKQFVVTFVGYEAQTVTIGNQSKIDVVLNESSVMLNEVVAIGYGKMKKKDLTGATVSVQGNELKAVPVTTPAQALTGRAAGVNITSYSGAPGADVKVVVRGGTSITQGNEPLYIVDGFQLDNALTTINASDIETIDVMKDASSTAIYGAKGANGVVIITTRSGKSGKTQVSYNGYMNTQKLGKDLNVLSPYEYVKLQYEHYTLDKKLSVFNSLYGSWDQMHALYDNADAIDWTDLMFGGTGVMYNHDLSVSGGNDKTKFVLSYNNITDNSILDKYGLYKNSIRAKFNHEIKKGVRLDFGAKFNDTKTNGGGDLGGRLKYAILSRPVGGLLHTNEELLNMYGLDTKLSAADPSINYDIANPIITNDAITNSKRVRTFDTNGSLEIDLYKGLTYKMAGSYLWQQTRSDYWDDGRTLDAAIKGGPYGSRNNSEKYTYQITNTLTYDTTIAQKHNLTLLAGHEVWYSENMNISSGSQNFPSSNFGLDNMAMAGVTNNNETGISSVGTVSLFGRAFYSYEGKYLLTTTMRADGSSKFIKGKQWAYFPSVSGAWRISEESFMKNQNVFSNLKLRVGYGTSGNCNISNNMYATNYVAGVYGIGKTEAATIEPSSTLGNENLKWETIKATSLGLDMSFLNNRINFSADWYNNVSDNLLMQVSIPATTGYNSQYQNVGSLRNRGFEFVLNTLNVKAKDFSWSTDFNISFNKNKVIRLYGEDAEQNYKLVSSGSNGVAYWLQEGQPLGQIYGYAYDGFYTSDDFDQLPNGGYLLKSGIAYDKATKRSAVKPGDVKLKASGKTVDADGNPMWTADDRQIIGNANPKFTGGLNNTLRYKNFDLTVFMNFVYGNDVINLSTQRFVSSYISNQNALSVLANRYTTIDPATGIETTNLTRLGEINKNATIWSVNPNVKTNTTLNSYYVEDGSFLRINNISLGYSFPKQWLNKFNVESFRIYGTLNNVHTFTSYSGFDPEVTSSSSALTPGIDDSSFPRSKSYVVGINLTF
- a CDS encoding transposase — its product is MNQSISTVGKVTTNKPIYVNVNKKKSTISFKLHIPHYRQDRVSISGKSYTVELSRNSNSSRCPACGCLSQSLHGHYIRQLQGSEIFNHPLTLRVKTRKFRCRNEHCLRKVFSEDHSCLASPYGRNTLEVEERIREVSLKVTSRTASELLHGQNIFCSQSACLRSAHKELPSKSSNSLPVAIGIDDFAQKKGHIYGSVIVDQMTHRPIAVLPCREGDELEQFLRNNPQIQYITRDRGRNFVEAINRILPGVTQICDRFHLIKNLVDALTEEIASLSRLSVHKQTYSYPSTEECRTKIMEALYGLGDARHRHKLNLFVQADSLIRKGMSISETARQLGVHSQVIWRLVRHHTGKDYMSAQQKSILKHVDELALEISHGCTDIKKLKKKMESKMDTIAISAATIGIRNKIKQELREIRKYNKNIAERKNKKHASIRSIRRFILKGESAVQSLTALLKNPLIKQVITLGLRFREMIKGNPKQWSLENWIKQAMECDSKAMKTFACGIKADQQAVQNAMDIYLNNGLLEGTVNKIKAIKRQMFNRASYRLLNVKLIAFKT
- a CDS encoding RagB/SusD family nutrient uptake outer membrane protein; translated protein: MKKIIRKVCMLCCAASLITMISSCQDWLDMPSKSAYDSTSIFTSVDRAEMATKGAYSGLWVLLWNYYVNYGTDEMQSSEGLSGSKNCVGNYVYTTGNVPGSEFNSVYTGIAKANNCIKQIPLMDAFENGTATEKARLREYLGECLAIRAIHYWNLIRYWGDVPYITLPQEDYDSFYSSRTSRDVIYDGIIADMQKAIEYLPWYSESGYSTPERITKNAAYGFLARISLYAAGYSLRWDLNTYDANTCKMAKRDDANRVKQLYQIASDACQAVITKGENTLNPSFEAQFRTYAEGKYYPQESMFEYAQYGSQMNSLRAGYSYGMRIISGALYGKCEPLVYYQPTLYYSFADGDSRRDVSCPNYEIAADGKRTMTTLANRKSIGKWRVNWRSTAAGTTSAMYQNINFALLRYSDVLLMYAEAQNELNGKPTASGIAAYETVRKRAFGNNSIGTTPTDYDGFFKAIVNERKYELAFEGTRRTDLIRWNLLGQVVNDTKAELTKMYNRQAPYQNLPEWVAYPNEYSKTWQDPSVTLNGIIEVKPSETATFKCPAGYTLLKDYITGLKPSDNFVANFARGYEANNVELFPIAQSIMDVNKGLAGQQHPKY